In Primulina eburnea isolate SZY01 chromosome 5, ASM2296580v1, whole genome shotgun sequence, a single window of DNA contains:
- the LOC140833083 gene encoding methionine aminopeptidase 2B-like isoform X2 yields MEMSADDLPAGKCTGEGASELVVGESASKNIECEDVEDKVTDLTLDEPQEAAKKKKRKSKSKKKKEPPQQTDRPSVPVIELFASGEFPEGEIQQYKDDNLWRTTSEEKRELERLEKPIYNSVRQAAEVHRQVRKYIKQNLKPGLLMTDLCETLENTVRKLISENGLQAGIAFPTGCSLNWVAAHWTPNTGDKTVLQYDDVMKLDFGTHIDGHIVDCAFTVAFNPMFYPLLEASREATNTGIKEAGIDVRLCDVGAAIQEVMESYEVEINGKVFQVKSIRNLNGHSIGSYQIHAGKSVPIVKGGEQTKMEEGEFYAIETFGSTGKGYVREDLECSHYMKNFDVGHIPLRLPRAKQLLATINKNFSTLAFCRRYLDRLGETKYLMALKNLCDVGIVQPYPPLCDNKGSYVAQFEHTILLRPTCKEVVSRGEDY; encoded by the exons AGCGAGTAAGAATATTGAATGTGAGGACGTTGAGGATAAAGTTACTGATTTGACTTTGGATGAGCCACAAG AAGCtgcaaagaagaagaagaggaaaAGTAAAAGCAAG aagaagaaagaaccACCTCAGCAAACTGACCGTCCATCCGTTCCTGTGATAGAACTCTTTGCATCAGGCGAGTTTCCAGAGGGTGAAATTCAGCAATATAAGGATGA TAACTTGTGGAGAACTACATCCGAAGAGAAGAGAGAACTAGAACGACTGGAAAAGCCAATTTATAATTCAGTTCGCCAAGCAGCAGAAGTCCACCGTCAG GTCCGAAAGTACATAAAACAAAATTTGAAGCCTGGACTGTTGATGACAGACCTTTGTGAGACCTTAGAAAATACAGTTCGTAAATTAATATCAGAAAATGGTCTGCAAGCAGGAATTGCATTTCCTACGGGATGCTCATTGAACTG GGTGGCTGCTCATTGGACACCAAATACTGGAGATAAAACTGTACTACAGTATGATGATGTGATGAAACTGGACTTTGGAACTCATATTGATG GACATATAGTTGACTGTGCATTTACTGTTGCATTCAACCCaatgttttatccactgcttgaGGCCTCGAGGGAAGCTACGAATACGGGAATCAAG GAAGCGGGAATTGATGTGCGCTTATGTGATGTTGGTGCAGCAATCCAGGAGGTCATGGAGTCATATGAGGTTGAAATTAATGGAAAGGTGTTTCAAG TAAAAAGTATTCGAAATTTGAATGGCCATAGCATTGGGAGTTATCAAATCCATGCTGGAAAATCTGTTCCTATAGTTAAAGGAGGGGAGCAAACAAAAATGGAAGAGGGTGAATTTTATGCCATTGAGACTTTTGGATCTACAG GGAAAGGATATGTCAGAGAAGATCTAGAATGCAGCCATTACATGAAGAATTTTGACGTTGGCCATATTCCTCTGCGGTTGCCTAGAGCAAAGCAGTTGTTGGCGACGATTAATAAAAATTTCTCAACATTGGCTTTTTGCAGGCGTTATCTAGACCGCCTGGGGGAAACTAAGTATTTGATGGCACTGAAGAATTTGTGTGATGTTGGTATTGTTCAG CCGTACCCTCCTCTCTGCGACAATAAGGGGAGTTACGTAGCTCAGTTCGAGCACACAATTTTGCTTCGTCCTACTTGCAAAGAAGTTGTATCGAGAGGCGAAGACTATTGA
- the LOC140833083 gene encoding methionine aminopeptidase 2B-like isoform X1, with translation MEMSADDLPAGKCTGEGASELVVGESASKNIECEDVEDKVTDLTLDEPQEAAKKKKRKSKSKKKKEPPQQTDCPSVPVIEKKKEPPQQTDRPSVPVIELFASGEFPEGEIQQYKDDNLWRTTSEEKRELERLEKPIYNSVRQAAEVHRQVRKYIKQNLKPGLLMTDLCETLENTVRKLISENGLQAGIAFPTGCSLNWVAAHWTPNTGDKTVLQYDDVMKLDFGTHIDGHIVDCAFTVAFNPMFYPLLEASREATNTGIKEAGIDVRLCDVGAAIQEVMESYEVEINGKVFQVKSIRNLNGHSIGSYQIHAGKSVPIVKGGEQTKMEEGEFYAIETFGSTGKGYVREDLECSHYMKNFDVGHIPLRLPRAKQLLATINKNFSTLAFCRRYLDRLGETKYLMALKNLCDVGIVQPYPPLCDNKGSYVAQFEHTILLRPTCKEVVSRGEDY, from the exons AGCGAGTAAGAATATTGAATGTGAGGACGTTGAGGATAAAGTTACTGATTTGACTTTGGATGAGCCACAAG AAGCtgcaaagaagaagaagaggaaaAGTAAAAGCAA GAAGAAGAAAGAACCACCTCAGCAAACTGACTGTCCATCCGTTCCTGTGAtagaaaagaagaaagaaccACCTCAGCAAACTGACCGTCCATCCGTTCCTGTGATAGAACTCTTTGCATCAGGCGAGTTTCCAGAGGGTGAAATTCAGCAATATAAGGATGA TAACTTGTGGAGAACTACATCCGAAGAGAAGAGAGAACTAGAACGACTGGAAAAGCCAATTTATAATTCAGTTCGCCAAGCAGCAGAAGTCCACCGTCAG GTCCGAAAGTACATAAAACAAAATTTGAAGCCTGGACTGTTGATGACAGACCTTTGTGAGACCTTAGAAAATACAGTTCGTAAATTAATATCAGAAAATGGTCTGCAAGCAGGAATTGCATTTCCTACGGGATGCTCATTGAACTG GGTGGCTGCTCATTGGACACCAAATACTGGAGATAAAACTGTACTACAGTATGATGATGTGATGAAACTGGACTTTGGAACTCATATTGATG GACATATAGTTGACTGTGCATTTACTGTTGCATTCAACCCaatgttttatccactgcttgaGGCCTCGAGGGAAGCTACGAATACGGGAATCAAG GAAGCGGGAATTGATGTGCGCTTATGTGATGTTGGTGCAGCAATCCAGGAGGTCATGGAGTCATATGAGGTTGAAATTAATGGAAAGGTGTTTCAAG TAAAAAGTATTCGAAATTTGAATGGCCATAGCATTGGGAGTTATCAAATCCATGCTGGAAAATCTGTTCCTATAGTTAAAGGAGGGGAGCAAACAAAAATGGAAGAGGGTGAATTTTATGCCATTGAGACTTTTGGATCTACAG GGAAAGGATATGTCAGAGAAGATCTAGAATGCAGCCATTACATGAAGAATTTTGACGTTGGCCATATTCCTCTGCGGTTGCCTAGAGCAAAGCAGTTGTTGGCGACGATTAATAAAAATTTCTCAACATTGGCTTTTTGCAGGCGTTATCTAGACCGCCTGGGGGAAACTAAGTATTTGATGGCACTGAAGAATTTGTGTGATGTTGGTATTGTTCAG CCGTACCCTCCTCTCTGCGACAATAAGGGGAGTTACGTAGCTCAGTTCGAGCACACAATTTTGCTTCGTCCTACTTGCAAAGAAGTTGTATCGAGAGGCGAAGACTATTGA